One Mastacembelus armatus chromosome 10, fMasArm1.2, whole genome shotgun sequence DNA window includes the following coding sequences:
- the LOC113144869 gene encoding uncharacterized protein LOC113144869 isoform X2 translates to MEGKLCLPRAVEEAGCGRKMADIGRRQDPEMPQTESASTASTTERQLLSPLREDENQLEHLPLAQSWAVTVIGPTFKKYLKKYFCVFYKGCRVIKEIREKNNITDKTKIFNDIMKSSSNKNTLPIDSLFGDKWLYVLLYYLKKYNIAAQSQRAFPLFLMKNGEYWIFPPVPPDHRHDHKNSTKCVPTKHSEEILIEQIGQFLDHNQYKVKRILIYSTNSPCLMLGKRSNIDCCTIKLSKESDAWHRKYGVSTDVAFTKFWGCGPDYFKDLTYDTISQPNSVFYLYFLECCFELDCKYMEKQYGWNPIFPLISLLPKENREETSKKVKNAMTKLMELAESRSLRTAQDHINQGKETIGSFRFETNIHERFLENWTKMVERCGLPPIRKKITSNFNTALVNSVYSDIMSDHLRFYHIPPEQINDFFLTK, encoded by the exons ATGGAGggcaaactttgcctacctCGGGCTGTCGAGGAGGCAGGGTGCGGCCGGAAAATG GCTGATATAGGCAGACGACAAGATCCAGAAATGCCTCAGACAGAATCGGCATCGACGGCCAGCACCACCGAGCGACAGCTCTTGTCACCTCTGAG GGAAGATGAAAACCAGCTGGAGCATCTTCCTTTGGCCCAATCCTGGGCTGTAACTGTTATTGGACCTAcattcaaaaaatatttaaaaaaatatttctgtgttttctatAAAGGATGCAGGGTTATTAAGGAGATTAGAGAAAAGAATAATatcactgacaaaacaaaaatatttaatgataTAATGAAATCCtcttcaaacaaaaatacattaccCATTGATTCCCTCTTTGGAGATAAATGGCTGTATGTGCTGTTATATTACCTTAAAAAATACAACATCGCAGCACAGAGTCAACGtgcttttcctttgtttttaatgaaaaatggtGAATATTGGATTTTTCCACCAGTTCCTCCAGATCATCGACATGATCACAAGAATTCCACCAAATGTGTGCCCACAAAGCACAGTGAGGAAATTTTAATTGAACAAATTGGCCAATTCTTAGATCACAATCAATACAAAGTCAAAAGAATATTAATTTATTCAACCAATAGTCCATGTTTGATGCTGGGAAAACGGTCTAATATTGATTGCTGCACCATTAAACTTTCTAAGGAAAGTGATGCTTGGCACAGAAAATACGGAGTTTCCACCGATGTAGCATTTACAAAGTTTTGGGGCTGTGGCCCAGATTATTTTAAAGATCTCACATATGATACCATCTCACAGCCCAATAGTGTGTTTTACCTATATTTTCTGGAATGCTGCTTTGAATTAGACTGTAAATACATGGAGAAACAATATGGATGGAATCCTATCTTCCCGTTGATCTCATTATTAccaaaggaaaacagagaagaaacatCTAAAAAGGTTAAAAATGCTATGACCAAGCTGATGGAACTGGCAGAAAGCCGAAGTCTCAGAACAGCACAAGACCATATTAACCAGGGAAAGGAAACTATTGGTTCCTTCAGATTTGAAACAAATATTCATGAACGGTTTTTGGAGAATTGGACTAAAATGGTTGAGAGATGTGGATTACCAcctataagaaaaaaaataacttccAATTTCAACACTGCTCTAGTCAACAGTGTGTACTCAGATATTATGTCCGATCACTTAAGGTTTTATCACATCCCTCCAGAACAGATAAacgatttttttttaacaaagtga
- the LOC113144869 gene encoding uncharacterized protein LOC113144869 isoform X1, translated as MEGKLCLPRAVEEAGCGRKMADIGRRQDPEMPQTESASTASTTERQLLSPLSCDEKSFQNKYLKNNPEKILRNIDVTEDSSIYYFTPNPHVTILHSGATEILEDENQLEHLPLAQSWAVTVIGPTFKKYLKKYFCVFYKGCRVIKEIREKNNITDKTKIFNDIMKSSSNKNTLPIDSLFGDKWLYVLLYYLKKYNIAAQSQRAFPLFLMKNGEYWIFPPVPPDHRHDHKNSTKCVPTKHSEEILIEQIGQFLDHNQYKVKRILIYSTNSPCLMLGKRSNIDCCTIKLSKESDAWHRKYGVSTDVAFTKFWGCGPDYFKDLTYDTISQPNSVFYLYFLECCFELDCKYMEKQYGWNPIFPLISLLPKENREETSKKVKNAMTKLMELAESRSLRTAQDHINQGKETIGSFRFETNIHERFLENWTKMVERCGLPPIRKKITSNFNTALVNSVYSDIMSDHLRFYHIPPEQINDFFLTK; from the exons ATGGAGggcaaactttgcctacctCGGGCTGTCGAGGAGGCAGGGTGCGGCCGGAAAATG GCTGATATAGGCAGACGACAAGATCCAGAAATGCCTCAGACAGAATCGGCATCGACGGCCAGCACCACCGAGCGACAGCTCTTGTCACCTCTGAG CTGTGACGAAAAgtcttttcaaaacaaatatcTTAAGAATAACCCTGAAAAAATTCTTCGCAACATCGACGTTACGGAAGATTCCagcatttattatttcactCCAAATCCACATGTCACAATCCTTCACAGTGGAGCAACGGAAATATT GGAAGATGAAAACCAGCTGGAGCATCTTCCTTTGGCCCAATCCTGGGCTGTAACTGTTATTGGACCTAcattcaaaaaatatttaaaaaaatatttctgtgttttctatAAAGGATGCAGGGTTATTAAGGAGATTAGAGAAAAGAATAATatcactgacaaaacaaaaatatttaatgataTAATGAAATCCtcttcaaacaaaaatacattaccCATTGATTCCCTCTTTGGAGATAAATGGCTGTATGTGCTGTTATATTACCTTAAAAAATACAACATCGCAGCACAGAGTCAACGtgcttttcctttgtttttaatgaaaaatggtGAATATTGGATTTTTCCACCAGTTCCTCCAGATCATCGACATGATCACAAGAATTCCACCAAATGTGTGCCCACAAAGCACAGTGAGGAAATTTTAATTGAACAAATTGGCCAATTCTTAGATCACAATCAATACAAAGTCAAAAGAATATTAATTTATTCAACCAATAGTCCATGTTTGATGCTGGGAAAACGGTCTAATATTGATTGCTGCACCATTAAACTTTCTAAGGAAAGTGATGCTTGGCACAGAAAATACGGAGTTTCCACCGATGTAGCATTTACAAAGTTTTGGGGCTGTGGCCCAGATTATTTTAAAGATCTCACATATGATACCATCTCACAGCCCAATAGTGTGTTTTACCTATATTTTCTGGAATGCTGCTTTGAATTAGACTGTAAATACATGGAGAAACAATATGGATGGAATCCTATCTTCCCGTTGATCTCATTATTAccaaaggaaaacagagaagaaacatCTAAAAAGGTTAAAAATGCTATGACCAAGCTGATGGAACTGGCAGAAAGCCGAAGTCTCAGAACAGCACAAGACCATATTAACCAGGGAAAGGAAACTATTGGTTCCTTCAGATTTGAAACAAATATTCATGAACGGTTTTTGGAGAATTGGACTAAAATGGTTGAGAGATGTGGATTACCAcctataagaaaaaaaataacttccAATTTCAACACTGCTCTAGTCAACAGTGTGTACTCAGATATTATGTCCGATCACTTAAGGTTTTATCACATCCCTCCAGAACAGATAAacgatttttttttaacaaagtga